The Pirellulimonas nuda genome includes a region encoding these proteins:
- the csrA gene encoding carbon storage regulator CsrA produces the protein MLVLSRQRDESIIIGDNVVVTIVDVRGDKVRLGIEAPVEIPVHRREVYEAIQRENRRAAQIQSDDAREVGGGPKAAE, from the coding sequence ATGTTGGTTCTTTCGAGGCAGCGTGACGAGAGCATCATCATCGGGGACAACGTCGTTGTGACGATTGTTGATGTGCGCGGAGACAAGGTGCGGCTCGGCATCGAGGCGCCCGTTGAGATCCCGGTCCACCGCCGTGAGGTGTACGAGGCGATCCAGCGTGAGAACCGCCGCGCGGCGCAGATCCAGTCCGACGACGCCCGCGAAGTGGGCGGCGGCCCGAAAGCCGCCGAGTAG